The following coding sequences are from one Penaeus monodon isolate SGIC_2016 chromosome 21, NSTDA_Pmon_1, whole genome shotgun sequence window:
- the LOC119586747 gene encoding uncharacterized protein LOC119586747 — protein sequence MKIGRHYIFCEGETGFDLPWQAYNEQRLEVTNAQLCELKYRYGNGDFPNLESFCRRLATCVNLCLGCSTGLSPTTWAHFQELVGPFPEAQSMKCTLQTPLNGPAYFLAEEMDQAVYWKKIQEQYTHSNISQKLQASSSYTHYMPSMMLLFGQDFRDVVEVKTTTTFRDRTREEGCYTVYVNAACHRSLVLPSQESHFTRTLTTLCQQL from the coding sequence ATGAAGATCGGACGTCATTACATTTTCTGCGAGGGCGAAACTGGCTTTGATCTTCCATGGCAGGCTTACAATGAACAGCGTCTCGAAGTGACCAACGCGCAGCTTTGTGAACTCAAATACCGATACGGCAACGGCGACTTCCCAAATCTGGAGTCGTTCTGCCGTAGACTTGCAACGTGTGTTAACCTCTGTCTTGGTTGTTCCACTGGCCTCAGCCCCACTACCTGGGCCCACTTTCAAGAGTTAGTGGGACCTTTCCCTGAAGCTCAGAGTATGAAATGCACTCTCCAAACGCCTTTAAATGGACCTGCGTACTTCCTGGCAGAGGAGATGGACCAAGCAGTCTACTGGAAGAAAATTCAGGAGCAATACACACATAGCAACATCAGCCAGAAGTTGCAAGCGTCGAGTTCCTACACCCACTACATGCCCTCCATGATGCTCCTCTTCGGCCAAGACTTCCGGGACGTTGTAGAAGTGAAGACAACTACGACTTTCAGAGATCGGACCAGGGAAGAGGGATGCTACACCGTCTACGTGAACGCTGCCTGCCACCGGTCTCTCGTCCTGCCCAGCCAAGAGAGCCATTTCACGAGGACGCTGACAACCCTCTGCCAACAGCTGTAA